GGCCAGATCGAGCCGGGTCTGCTCGCGGTAGTCGCCGGGAATGGCCGCTTCCAGCGCCGCGAGCGCGCCCCGCAGCGCCAGGGCGTCGGCCGGGGTATGCGCGGCGGCGGCCAGGGCAGCGCCCAGTCCGTCGAGTTCCTCGCGCACCACGTAGGCGCCCTGGGCCTCGGCGGCGCTCACGCGGCGCACCCGCACGCCCTTGTTGGCCTCGGCCACCAGTAGTCCGTCCTGTGTCAGACGCATCAGCGCCTCACGGATGGGGGTACGCGACACCCCCAGGCGTTCGCACAGTTCGGCCTCGCCCAGCCGTTCGCCGGGCGCGATTTCTCCGTCCAGCACCGCGCGGCGTAGGTGATCGTACACCTCGTCCCGCACGAGTGTTGGACGTTCGAAAAGGGCCATGTGGATATTGTATACAATCGTCCGTAAGAACTCTATGGGGTATGCCCGGAGACGAGGGTTAGTCCTCGTCGGGGCTGGTGCGGCCAGTCAGGTGCGGCGCGAGGCGGCCCAGCGGCCACAGGGTAAAGACGAACAGCAGCGTGGCGCAG
Above is a genomic segment from Deinococcus sp. Leaf326 containing:
- a CDS encoding GntR family transcriptional regulator; the encoded protein is MALFERPTLVRDEVYDHLRRAVLDGEIAPGERLGEAELCERLGVSRTPIREALMRLTQDGLLVAEANKGVRVRRVSAAEAQGAYVVREELDGLGAALAAAAHTPADALALRGALAALEAAIPGDYREQTRLDLAFHRAITQASHNAALADLARDLEQRVALIKHQTRTYNAHPGTGAQHAALLAAVLERDAAAARELARAHVRTFAALVLHDLGEHHD